One window from the genome of Acuticoccus sediminis encodes:
- a CDS encoding DNA sulfur modification protein DndB: MFADSTARLNPTEGHILAGVQIDEHRFLARVKSPQLFQIAPDPRDTEDKRKLAASKDAQDLREIRLKVQRLFEGAKAKNVGAQADYVISLHNGQPGITPTIILYSEAPLETALDPQMSVGTVLIPYGVKLVAIDGETQLAARYEAANRMPETKDSAVAVYICKGLGNAWARQAFHDLNVLGVRPNAAVSIGMDARDPLTRLTSDLEARVPFFEGRISRTRRQLRASDPEVTTISALRGACVTFVHGIGGTKYGARPVPLPAGREAAVLEAAVEWWRGVTGLIGDALENRDDTVASAPAVLSALGAMGHPLLAADGPDQRRRGLNAQLAKLEAVDWARGRQWEGIAGKFTPKGAFTVGGSKETAHAIFGALNDETSAPYARIRSSTT, encoded by the coding sequence ATGTTCGCTGACTCAACAGCACGGCTCAACCCGACCGAGGGCCACATCCTCGCTGGCGTGCAGATCGACGAGCACCGCTTTCTCGCGCGGGTGAAGTCGCCGCAGCTCTTCCAGATCGCTCCGGACCCGCGTGACACGGAGGACAAGCGCAAGCTCGCCGCATCGAAGGATGCGCAGGACCTGCGAGAGATCCGCCTCAAGGTGCAGCGGCTCTTCGAGGGCGCGAAAGCCAAGAACGTCGGTGCGCAAGCCGACTATGTGATCAGCCTGCACAACGGCCAGCCCGGCATCACCCCGACGATCATCCTCTACAGCGAGGCGCCGCTGGAGACTGCCCTCGATCCTCAGATGAGCGTCGGGACGGTGCTGATCCCTTACGGGGTGAAGCTGGTGGCGATCGATGGTGAGACCCAGCTCGCCGCGCGCTATGAGGCTGCCAACCGGATGCCTGAGACAAAGGACAGCGCCGTCGCGGTCTACATTTGCAAGGGGCTGGGAAATGCATGGGCGCGGCAGGCCTTCCACGATCTCAACGTGCTCGGCGTGCGGCCCAACGCGGCCGTCAGCATCGGCATGGATGCGAGAGACCCGCTTACGCGCCTCACCAGCGACCTTGAGGCACGCGTTCCCTTCTTCGAAGGACGCATCAGTCGCACCAGGCGTCAGTTGAGGGCGTCAGATCCTGAGGTGACCACGATCTCCGCCTTGCGGGGCGCATGCGTTACCTTCGTGCATGGGATCGGCGGGACGAAATACGGCGCAAGGCCGGTGCCGCTGCCGGCAGGTCGGGAGGCCGCTGTCCTCGAAGCCGCGGTGGAGTGGTGGCGGGGCGTGACCGGTCTCATTGGCGACGCCCTTGAGAATCGAGACGACACGGTCGCATCCGCGCCGGCCGTCCTGTCAGCGCTCGGCGCGATGGGCCACCCGCTCCTCGCAGCGGACGGGCCGGACCAACGCCGCCGGGGTCTCAACGCTCAACTCGCGAAGCTGGAAGCCGTCGACTGGGCGCGCGGGCGCCAATGGGAGGGCATCGCCGGCAAGTTCACTCCCAAGGGTGCATTCACTGTCGGTGGATCGAAAGAGACCGCGCATGCGATCTTCGGGGCGCTGAATGACGAGACGTCAGCGCCCTACGCGCGCATTCGTTCAAGCACCACCTAG
- a CDS encoding helix-turn-helix domain-containing protein, which translates to MARAAVGWGVRDLAAAAGVTANTVTRIEKGSDAKQSTLQALQRALEDAGVEFIPENGGGAGVRLRKRSAPVSKIEV; encoded by the coding sequence ATGGCGAGGGCGGCGGTTGGTTGGGGGGTGCGCGACCTTGCCGCCGCTGCCGGTGTCACTGCAAACACCGTTACCCGTATCGAGAAAGGCAGCGATGCGAAGCAATCGACGCTTCAGGCTCTACAACGTGCCCTCGAAGACGCAGGCGTGGAGTTCATCCCCGAGAACGGGGGCGGCGCTGGGGTGAGGCTGCGGAAGCGGTCAGCCCCCGTGTCAAAGATAGAGGTTTGA
- a CDS encoding AraC family transcriptional regulator, producing the protein MTDDLSDLAARAVALATPGANVPLLDGVALFSATSTDSSLAMFYEPMACIVLQGEMEVTIGAAVLDYAPGTCFVGSIDLPVTGRITRASVTHPYLALSVTLGRDALADLMAESPRVSVERGKCYAFGPVPSGVLDACGRLLSLQGSPDDVAVIGPMIRREMMYRLLRGPQAAALHQIIASDPKLAQVRRALTWIREHIDESVPIHAMATCAGMSDASFHRHFRAATGMSPLQYQKSLRLQAARRAILAGAEVAHAAFDVGYQSASQFSREYSRMFGLAPSRDVKRLLDAGGTEPAGMAPT; encoded by the coding sequence ATGACCGACGACCTATCCGACCTCGCGGCGCGCGCGGTTGCGCTGGCTACGCCGGGAGCCAATGTGCCGCTGCTCGATGGCGTCGCGCTGTTCTCGGCAACTTCGACCGACAGTTCACTGGCGATGTTCTACGAACCCATGGCGTGCATCGTCCTGCAGGGCGAGATGGAGGTGACTATCGGCGCGGCAGTGCTCGACTACGCGCCCGGCACCTGTTTCGTGGGTTCCATCGACCTGCCGGTCACGGGGCGGATCACCCGCGCCAGCGTCACGCATCCCTATCTCGCGCTCAGCGTGACCTTGGGACGGGACGCGCTCGCAGATCTGATGGCCGAGTCACCCCGCGTCTCCGTGGAACGGGGCAAGTGCTACGCGTTCGGACCCGTGCCGTCCGGGGTGCTCGACGCATGCGGGCGGCTCCTGTCCCTGCAGGGTTCTCCCGACGATGTCGCCGTGATCGGCCCGATGATCCGGCGCGAAATGATGTACCGCCTGCTCCGCGGCCCCCAAGCGGCCGCCCTGCACCAGATCATTGCGTCCGATCCGAAGCTGGCGCAGGTGCGGCGCGCGTTGACGTGGATCCGCGAGCACATCGACGAGAGTGTCCCGATCCACGCCATGGCCACGTGCGCTGGGATGAGCGACGCGTCCTTTCATCGGCATTTTCGAGCCGCGACCGGGATGAGCCCGCTCCAATACCAGAAGTCCCTGCGTCTTCAGGCGGCGCGGCGGGCCATCCTCGCCGGCGCCGAAGTCGCGCACGCAGCCTTCGACGTAGGCTACCAGAGCGCGTCACAGTTCAGCCGGGAATATTCGCGCATGTTCGGCCTCGCGCCGTCGCGCGATGTAAAGCGCTTGTTGGACGCAGGTGGGACCGAACCGGCCGGAATGGCTCCGACATAA
- a CDS encoding DoxX family protein, whose amino-acid sequence MTTHLWRAMLVWLLTAFFAFGGLTNIFATSAIQAEYSHWGYPDGFHYVTGTLELATAALVVFPRTRLAGTALGILVMAAAVTTLVIHQEHTHALMPLATMAFLVLNGYAVLRARRVVSQ is encoded by the coding sequence ATGACGACCCATCTATGGCGAGCGATGTTGGTATGGCTTCTGACGGCGTTCTTCGCCTTCGGCGGGCTCACCAATATTTTCGCGACATCCGCGATCCAGGCTGAGTATTCGCACTGGGGCTATCCGGATGGCTTCCACTACGTGACGGGGACGCTGGAACTCGCGACGGCTGCGCTCGTCGTCTTTCCGCGGACACGCCTCGCCGGAACGGCCCTCGGGATCCTGGTGATGGCGGCGGCCGTCACGACGCTCGTCATCCACCAGGAGCACACGCACGCGCTCATGCCATTGGCGACGATGGCGTTCCTCGTGCTGAACGGATACGCGGTGCTTCGAGCGCGGCGTGTGGTGAGCCAATAG
- a CDS encoding efflux RND transporter periplasmic adaptor subunit, translating into MKTLSPRAVPVSCLLASTIFMAATGSALAQWGNAPPPAVDVVTLQGQSVPVVNELPGRIAATRVSEVRARVSGILQERIFEQGTLVQKGETLFRIDPALFEVRVASAQAALQRAEATHKNAALELKRQESLRDRKVNSIAQFERASVAMAEAEADVAAAEAQLDEARINLGYTEVMAPITGIIGGALVTEGALVTANGPQNMALIQQIDPVYADFTQSSAELFALKRAVEQGKLQSPAPGQARVQLVLDDGALYPHPGKLLFSSASVDPTTGQVTLRAEFPNPKRDLLPGLYIRVRIVQAVRNEAIVVPQRAVVRSAEGAAQVYIIKDEVAELRAVSLGEATGSDWVVESGLQSGDVVVVNGTMKVQPGGKVSPQPWQPVALADGTGAGSEAAADAVGTDTAEIR; encoded by the coding sequence ATGAAGACCTTGAGTCCACGAGCTGTTCCTGTCTCATGCCTGCTGGCGTCCACGATCTTCATGGCGGCCACCGGTTCGGCCTTGGCCCAGTGGGGGAATGCACCGCCGCCCGCCGTGGACGTCGTGACGCTACAGGGACAGTCCGTCCCTGTAGTCAATGAACTTCCCGGCCGGATCGCCGCGACGCGTGTGTCCGAGGTCCGGGCTCGGGTATCGGGCATATTGCAGGAGCGCATATTCGAGCAGGGCACGCTCGTTCAGAAGGGCGAGACGTTGTTTCGCATCGACCCGGCACTTTTCGAAGTCCGTGTTGCGAGTGCCCAAGCCGCATTGCAGCGCGCTGAGGCAACACATAAGAACGCGGCATTGGAGCTGAAGCGTCAGGAGTCGCTGCGTGACCGCAAGGTCAACAGCATCGCCCAATTCGAAAGAGCTTCCGTCGCAATGGCCGAGGCCGAGGCGGACGTCGCCGCTGCCGAGGCTCAGCTCGACGAGGCGAGGATCAACCTAGGCTATACCGAGGTCATGGCTCCCATCACGGGGATCATCGGCGGCGCCTTGGTGACGGAGGGTGCCCTCGTGACGGCCAACGGGCCGCAGAACATGGCGCTGATCCAGCAAATCGATCCGGTCTACGCGGACTTCACGCAATCCTCGGCCGAGCTGTTTGCCCTCAAGCGAGCCGTTGAGCAGGGAAAGTTGCAGAGCCCAGCACCCGGACAGGCACGCGTGCAGCTCGTTCTGGATGACGGCGCGCTCTACCCTCACCCCGGCAAGTTGCTGTTCTCAAGCGCCAGCGTTGACCCGACTACGGGGCAGGTCACGTTGCGCGCGGAGTTTCCGAACCCCAAACGCGATCTGTTACCGGGGCTCTACATCCGCGTTCGGATCGTGCAGGCGGTCCGTAATGAGGCCATCGTCGTGCCGCAACGCGCCGTCGTGCGCTCGGCGGAGGGAGCGGCGCAGGTCTACATCATCAAGGATGAGGTCGCCGAGCTGCGTGCCGTGAGTCTGGGTGAGGCGACAGGGTCTGACTGGGTCGTCGAGAGCGGCTTGCAGAGCGGAGATGTCGTCGTCGTCAACGGCACCATGAAGGTTCAGCCCGGCGGCAAGGTCTCGCCGCAGCCGTGGCAGCCGGTCGCATTGGCTGATGGCACGGGGGCCGGCTCCGAGGCCGCAGCCGATGCGGTGGGCACCGACACGGCGGAGATCCGCTGA
- a CDS encoding multidrug efflux RND transporter permease subunit produces the protein MASFFIARPTMAWVIAIFIAIAGVIALPSLPISQYPKVAPPQLTIGTVYPGASPQDIYQGVTRLIEDELNTVDGLQYFESTSDSSGSVTITTTFEPGTDTKLATVDVQNAIARVEARLPAPVIQQGVTVEEASAGYLLFLTLTSTDGARDQIALGDYATRNLLGELRRLPGVGKAQLFAAQRAMRIWVDPDRMVGLNISAGDIETAIRAQNAQVAAGHIGAAPQPDAQDLTATVLVEGQLNDPDEFGEIVLRANPDGSNILLKDVARIEVGGEDYNLTTRLDGQWAASIGIQLSPTGNAVATAAAVREKMEELAEYFPEGIDYSIPYDTSPFVAASIETVLHTLAEAVVLVFVVMFVFLQNVRYTLIPTIVVPIALLGTCAVMFVTGFSINILTMFAMVLAIGILVDDAIVVVENVERIMVEEGLPPRAATVKAMGQISGAIIGITLVLACVFIPMAFFPGSVGVIYRQFSITMVVSILFSAFLALSLTPALCATFLKPIKHGHHGGRGPGAWFNRGFDRLSHGYAGVAGALARRAGRVMAVYLALAVGLGYLFVNLPSAFVPEEDQGYIIVDILGPPEASRNRTLSTIEQIEGFFADEPGVAHTVAIQGFSFSGNGPNAGIMFVTLKDWEERGEGNTAQDIAGRANMKLFSLKDARSFALSPPPIEGLGTSAGFSFRLQDRGLLGQAALQGAAGQLMGAAGGGGKIVGIRPEGLPFAAQLMLSIDRKKANAFGVTFAEINDTITANLGSAYINDFPNRGRMQRVVVQAREGSRMQAEDILKLNVRNSGGGMVPLSAVASLDWQTGPAQVIGYNGYPAVRLAGSPAPGHSSGEAIEEMERLVEALPQGFGYEWTGQSLEEIKSGTQAPILLALSILFVFLLLAALYESWAIPFSVILVVPLGVIGCVLAVMVRDLPNDVYFKVGLIAIIGLSAKNAILIVEFAKDYYAEGKGLLESAVAAARIRFRPIIMTSLAFTLGVVPLAIANGPSSASQNAIGTGVLGGMISATLLAIFFVPVFFVFVLALFRTKRPGPAADAFKNASPSETEAAPSGPAATPSPIS, from the coding sequence ATGGCTAGCTTCTTCATCGCGCGACCCACGATGGCGTGGGTTATTGCCATCTTTATCGCGATCGCAGGCGTGATCGCGCTGCCGTCGCTGCCGATCTCCCAATATCCCAAGGTCGCGCCGCCGCAGCTGACGATCGGCACCGTGTATCCGGGGGCCTCGCCGCAGGACATCTACCAGGGCGTCACCCGCCTGATCGAAGACGAGCTCAACACCGTCGACGGACTGCAATATTTCGAATCGACGTCCGACTCGTCCGGCTCCGTGACGATCACCACGACGTTCGAGCCCGGCACCGACACGAAACTCGCGACCGTTGACGTCCAGAATGCGATCGCGCGGGTCGAGGCGCGGCTGCCGGCGCCGGTGATCCAGCAGGGTGTCACTGTGGAGGAGGCGAGCGCCGGCTATCTCCTGTTCCTGACGCTCACCTCCACCGACGGCGCGCGCGACCAGATCGCCTTGGGCGACTACGCCACGCGCAACCTGCTCGGTGAGCTGCGACGCCTTCCCGGTGTCGGCAAGGCCCAGCTCTTCGCGGCGCAGCGGGCGATGCGGATCTGGGTCGATCCGGACCGGATGGTCGGGCTGAACATCTCGGCTGGCGACATCGAAACGGCGATCCGCGCGCAGAATGCGCAGGTCGCTGCCGGCCATATCGGCGCCGCCCCGCAGCCCGATGCGCAGGACCTCACCGCGACAGTGCTCGTCGAGGGCCAGCTCAACGATCCGGACGAGTTCGGCGAGATCGTGCTGCGCGCCAACCCGGACGGCTCCAACATCCTCCTCAAGGACGTGGCGCGCATCGAGGTCGGCGGCGAGGACTACAACCTCACGACCCGGCTCGACGGTCAGTGGGCGGCCAGCATCGGCATCCAGCTCTCGCCCACTGGCAACGCTGTGGCGACCGCCGCCGCGGTGCGCGAGAAGATGGAGGAACTGGCTGAATACTTCCCCGAGGGGATCGACTACTCGATCCCCTACGACACCAGCCCCTTCGTGGCCGCCTCCATCGAGACGGTGCTGCACACGCTCGCCGAGGCGGTAGTGCTCGTCTTCGTCGTGATGTTCGTGTTCTTGCAGAATGTGCGTTACACGCTGATCCCGACCATCGTCGTCCCGATCGCGCTTCTGGGAACTTGCGCGGTGATGTTCGTCACCGGCTTCTCCATCAACATCCTGACGATGTTCGCGATGGTGCTGGCTATCGGCATCCTCGTCGACGACGCCATCGTCGTGGTCGAGAATGTCGAGCGGATCATGGTCGAGGAGGGTCTGCCGCCGCGCGCGGCGACCGTGAAGGCGATGGGCCAGATCTCCGGCGCCATCATCGGTATTACTCTGGTGCTGGCCTGTGTCTTCATCCCGATGGCCTTCTTCCCGGGCTCGGTGGGCGTTATCTATCGCCAATTCTCGATCACCATGGTGGTGTCGATCCTCTTCTCCGCCTTCCTGGCGCTGTCCCTGACCCCGGCGCTGTGTGCCACCTTCCTGAAGCCGATCAAGCACGGTCACCACGGCGGACGCGGTCCGGGCGCCTGGTTCAACCGCGGTTTCGACAGGCTATCGCACGGATATGCCGGCGTTGCGGGGGCGCTCGCCCGCCGTGCGGGCCGAGTGATGGCGGTCTACCTCGCGCTTGCTGTGGGGCTCGGCTACCTCTTCGTCAACCTTCCCAGCGCCTTCGTGCCGGAGGAGGACCAAGGCTACATCATCGTCGACATCCTGGGGCCGCCTGAAGCGAGTCGCAATCGCACGCTGTCGACCATCGAGCAGATCGAGGGATTCTTTGCGGACGAACCGGGTGTCGCGCACACTGTGGCCATCCAGGGTTTCAGCTTCTCGGGCAACGGTCCAAACGCCGGCATCATGTTCGTTACGCTGAAGGACTGGGAGGAGCGCGGCGAAGGAAATACGGCGCAGGATATTGCCGGCCGCGCGAACATGAAACTCTTTAGCCTCAAGGATGCGCGCTCTTTCGCCCTGTCGCCGCCACCGATCGAGGGGCTGGGCACCTCCGCGGGGTTCAGCTTCCGCCTGCAGGACCGCGGTCTTCTGGGCCAAGCGGCGCTGCAGGGGGCGGCGGGCCAGCTGATGGGTGCGGCCGGCGGCGGCGGCAAGATCGTCGGTATCCGCCCGGAGGGCTTGCCGTTCGCCGCGCAGCTCATGCTGAGCATCGACCGCAAGAAGGCCAACGCCTTCGGTGTGACCTTTGCGGAAATCAACGACACCATCACCGCCAATCTCGGGTCGGCCTATATCAACGACTTTCCCAACCGCGGGCGCATGCAGCGGGTCGTCGTCCAGGCCCGAGAGGGCAGCCGGATGCAGGCTGAGGACATCCTCAAGCTCAATGTGCGCAACTCCGGGGGCGGAATGGTTCCGCTGTCCGCCGTCGCAAGTCTCGACTGGCAGACGGGACCAGCGCAGGTCATCGGCTACAACGGGTATCCGGCTGTGCGGCTCGCCGGCTCGCCCGCGCCGGGTCACTCCTCGGGCGAGGCGATCGAGGAGATGGAGCGGCTCGTCGAGGCGCTGCCGCAAGGCTTCGGCTACGAGTGGACCGGCCAGTCACTTGAAGAGATCAAGTCGGGCACGCAGGCACCGATCCTGCTGGCGCTCAGCATCCTGTTCGTTTTCCTGCTGTTGGCCGCACTTTACGAGAGCTGGGCGATCCCGTTTTCGGTCATCCTGGTGGTGCCGCTCGGCGTGATCGGGTGTGTGCTCGCCGTGATGGTTCGGGACCTCCCGAACGACGTCTACTTCAAGGTCGGACTGATCGCGATCATCGGCCTGTCGGCCAAGAACGCGATCCTGATCGTCGAGTTCGCCAAGGACTATTATGCCGAGGGCAAGGGCCTGCTCGAGTCGGCGGTCGCGGCGGCGCGGATCCGGTTCCGGCCGATCATCATGACCTCGCTGGCCTTCACTCTCGGCGTGGTGCCGCTCGCCATCGCCAACGGGCCCAGCTCGGCCAGTCAGAACGCGATCGGCACCGGGGTTTTGGGCGGGATGATCTCGGCGACGTTGCTGGCGATCTTCTTCGTGCCGGTCTTCTTCGTCTTCGTTCTGGCGCTCTTCCGGACGAAGCGCCCCGGCCCCGCGGCCGACGCGTTCAAGAACGCGTCACCGTCGGAGACGGAAGCGGCCCCGTCCGGACCGGCGGCTACGCCATCCCCGATTTCCTGA
- a CDS encoding superoxide dismutase produces the protein MAFELPTLPYAPCDLAERGMGQDTLELHHGKHHQSYVTALNGFVETNSDLQGKSLEEIILYSAAQPELAGVFNNAGQHWNHLHFWKALSPSGGRIPGRLETKMIADFGSVAIFKDDFKTAATTQFGSGWAWLILASDGRLKVTKTPNGSNPIATGDGIPLLGLDVWEHSYYLDFRNRRPDYVTNFLDQLANYEFAEANLG, from the coding sequence ATGGCATTCGAACTACCGACGCTGCCGTACGCACCGTGCGATCTGGCCGAACGCGGCATGGGCCAGGATACGCTCGAGCTGCATCATGGCAAACACCATCAATCGTACGTCACGGCACTCAACGGGTTCGTGGAGACGAATTCCGATCTTCAGGGCAAGTCGCTTGAGGAGATCATACTGTATTCGGCCGCACAGCCCGAGCTCGCCGGCGTCTTCAACAACGCCGGACAGCACTGGAATCACCTTCACTTCTGGAAGGCGCTGTCACCGAGCGGAGGACGGATCCCCGGCAGGCTTGAAACCAAGATGATCGCGGACTTCGGTTCGGTTGCTATCTTCAAGGATGACTTCAAGACGGCGGCGACCACCCAGTTCGGATCGGGCTGGGCGTGGCTCATCCTCGCCAGCGATGGTCGCCTCAAGGTGACGAAGACACCGAACGGCTCGAACCCCATCGCCACCGGGGACGGGATACCGCTCCTGGGCCTCGATGTGTGGGAGCACAGCTACTACCTCGATTTCCGCAATCGGCGGCCCGACTACGTCACCAACTTCCTCGATCAGCTTGCCAACTACGAGTTTGCTGAAGCGAACCTCGGCTAG
- a CDS encoding flavin reductase family protein yields the protein MSVSASRAAPASLNSHHSIRLKPPSRRPAADTAFRSAMSSMASTVGIVTAAVDAERVGRTVTSAISLSVQPPAILVSIDVTSRLAEFIIRADGFSYAVLASDQERLGDAFAGGLSSNRRFELGRWEQWGSGHPRLKGAVTVLDCELIGTMTTTTHVLFVGAVADANTTTERAPLLWHNRSYRHLDGDTANTLTGASAGWGGMES from the coding sequence ATGAGCGTCAGCGCCTCTCGAGCTGCTCCCGCCAGCCTCAACTCGCATCATTCCATCAGATTGAAGCCGCCAAGCCGGCGGCCGGCCGCTGACACCGCGTTCCGGTCGGCTATGTCGTCGATGGCCTCCACCGTGGGTATCGTCACGGCCGCAGTCGACGCGGAGCGTGTCGGCCGGACCGTGACGTCAGCGATCTCGCTTTCGGTGCAACCGCCGGCAATCCTGGTTTCCATCGACGTGACCAGCCGCCTCGCCGAGTTCATCATTCGCGCTGACGGATTCTCCTACGCCGTCCTCGCCTCCGATCAGGAACGTCTGGGCGACGCCTTCGCCGGCGGCCTCTCGTCGAACAGGCGGTTCGAGCTCGGGCGCTGGGAGCAGTGGGGATCCGGTCACCCACGTCTGAAGGGGGCCGTGACCGTCCTCGATTGCGAGTTGATCGGAACGATGACGACCACCACGCATGTGCTCTTCGTCGGGGCCGTCGCGGATGCGAATACGACCACCGAACGTGCACCACTCCTTTGGCACAACCGAAGCTATCGGCACCTAGACGGAGATACCGCCAACACCCTCACCGGCGCCAGTGCGGGTTGGGGTGGAATGGAATCATGA
- a CDS encoding metalloregulator ArsR/SmtB family transcription factor, whose protein sequence is MALKMHGSLTSSALGKTLGTTGEAARQQLVRLADEGLVEATSEAKGVGRPRQLWELTAKAQARFPDTHAALTVQLLDLVRTHVGNTALDAIINAREADTRAIYERELSRKSELPDKLEALARLRSEEGYMAQWSEERDGSFLFIENHCPICAAASACQGFCRAELDVFRAVLGPTVSVARTEHIVGGGRRCTYVVQRNPEDYAGKRQNPDAKVVNADPNLTPFQGPRRS, encoded by the coding sequence ATGGCGTTGAAAATGCACGGATCTTTGACGTCGTCTGCGCTGGGAAAAACGCTCGGCACGACGGGAGAAGCGGCACGTCAACAGCTGGTCCGGCTTGCGGACGAAGGCCTCGTCGAAGCCACGAGCGAGGCAAAGGGGGTCGGCCGCCCTCGCCAGCTCTGGGAACTGACCGCGAAGGCGCAGGCCCGGTTTCCCGATACGCATGCTGCGCTGACGGTGCAGCTTCTCGATCTCGTCCGCACGCATGTCGGCAATACCGCCCTCGATGCGATCATCAACGCGCGGGAGGCCGACACGCGGGCGATCTACGAGCGCGAGCTGTCCCGGAAGTCCGAGCTTCCGGACAAGCTTGAGGCACTGGCAAGGTTGCGTTCGGAAGAAGGCTACATGGCGCAGTGGAGCGAGGAGAGGGACGGATCGTTCCTGTTCATCGAAAACCATTGCCCGATCTGCGCTGCAGCATCGGCGTGCCAGGGTTTCTGCCGCGCGGAGCTGGATGTGTTTCGTGCGGTCCTCGGCCCCACGGTCTCCGTCGCACGAACCGAACACATCGTCGGAGGGGGGCGCCGTTGCACTTACGTCGTGCAGCGCAATCCGGAAGATTATGCTGGCAAGCGGCAAAATCCTGACGCCAAGGTTGTCAACGCCGATCCAAATCTGACCCCCTTTCAGGGGCCGCGCCGATCGTAA
- a CDS encoding universal stress protein: protein MAFRTIAVFVDPAPACADPILYAVGLARQHEAHIIAICVVPTTWETKPSSMYARGDDAIHDVITVDTVGQLDAIEAARQAFSRNMGERGSQEFRVVREFEAARHIQLNLLHVDIVVTGPLYHERQTAIWPETELFAAGVPFVVVPDEWFETHGDGPPERVLVGWNASGEARRAITASLPLLKQVDEVWILVVDGPDNARRGEEPGADIALYLSRHGVKVTVMQCESAAVPVHSVILDTATAVAADLIVLGAYSHSRMVERIFGGVTHDLFKSAPFPLLVAR from the coding sequence ATGGCATTCCGCACTATCGCTGTGTTTGTCGACCCGGCGCCGGCGTGCGCCGATCCGATCCTATATGCCGTCGGGCTAGCGCGGCAGCACGAAGCCCACATCATCGCGATCTGCGTCGTTCCGACCACTTGGGAAACCAAGCCGTCGAGCATGTATGCGCGCGGTGATGACGCGATCCACGATGTCATCACCGTCGATACGGTTGGGCAACTGGACGCGATCGAGGCGGCACGACAGGCCTTCTCGCGGAATATGGGCGAGCGTGGCAGCCAGGAGTTTCGCGTCGTGCGAGAGTTCGAGGCCGCTAGACACATCCAGCTCAACCTTCTGCACGTCGACATCGTTGTCACCGGGCCGCTCTATCACGAGCGTCAGACCGCGATCTGGCCGGAAACCGAGCTGTTCGCCGCGGGCGTTCCGTTCGTCGTCGTGCCAGACGAGTGGTTCGAGACGCATGGCGATGGGCCGCCCGAACGTGTTCTCGTCGGCTGGAACGCTAGCGGCGAAGCGCGAAGGGCAATCACCGCATCATTGCCGCTGCTCAAGCAGGTCGATGAGGTTTGGATCCTCGTCGTCGATGGGCCCGACAACGCGCGCCGTGGCGAGGAGCCAGGCGCCGATATAGCCCTTTATCTCAGCCGCCACGGCGTCAAGGTGACAGTGATGCAGTGCGAGTCCGCGGCAGTCCCCGTGCATAGCGTCATCCTTGATACGGCCACCGCGGTCGCTGCCGATCTCATCGTTCTGGGGGCCTACAGTCACAGCCGAATGGTCGAGCGGATCTTCGGTGGCGTGACGCATGACCTCTTCAAGAGCGCGCCGTTCCCGCTTCTGGTCGCGCGCTGA